One region of Chromatiales bacterium genomic DNA includes:
- a CDS encoding PHP domain-containing protein: MIAARAVTAAAAPGADRVATDLHGHTIFSDGRATPEDYVQFRAELGLEVIAISDHDTFAGVPRAAAAARTLGVTLLPAMEVTSFVHFGTPRAEQVHVLAYFPPGRALDGTLGDTALGARAVRVCRRWRELCLDWLDRLPAARRWFIDPDRALERRHGTEFPQLQSFLNLLLARDRGVYQEFIRHHVRFWTEDAALFGWSPEEAIETIRADGAIDIVAHPARIRDKARMARVLDHARGHEVYTSRHVAEVAAGFLTRAEATGKLWTASSDDHGHATYVRPADGTPRATVERLLAGG, from the coding sequence GTGATCGCCGCGCGCGCCGTCACCGCCGCGGCCGCGCCCGGCGCCGATCGCGTGGCCACCGATCTGCACGGCCACACGATCTTCTCCGACGGCCGCGCCACGCCCGAGGACTACGTCCAGTTCCGCGCCGAGCTCGGCCTCGAGGTGATCGCGATCTCCGATCACGACACCTTCGCCGGCGTGCCGCGCGCGGCCGCCGCGGCGCGCACGCTCGGCGTCACGCTGCTGCCGGCGATGGAGGTCACCTCGTTCGTCCACTTCGGCACGCCGCGCGCCGAGCAGGTCCACGTCCTGGCCTACTTCCCGCCGGGCCGCGCCCTCGACGGCACGCTCGGCGACACCGCGCTGGGCGCGCGGGCGGTGCGGGTGTGCCGGCGCTGGCGCGAGCTGTGCCTCGACTGGCTCGACCGGCTGCCGGCGGCGCGCCGCTGGTTCATCGACCCCGATCGCGCGCTCGAGCGCCGCCACGGCACCGAGTTTCCGCAGCTGCAGAGCTTCCTGAACCTGCTGCTGGCCCGCGATCGCGGCGTCTACCAGGAGTTCATCCGCCACCACGTCCGGTTCTGGACCGAGGACGCCGCGCTGTTCGGCTGGTCGCCCGAGGAGGCGATCGAGACGATCCGCGCCGACGGCGCGATCGACATCGTCGCCCACCCGGCGCGGATCCGCGACAAGGCGCGGATGGCCCGCGTCCTCGATCACGCCCGCGGCCACGAGGTCTACACCTCGCGCCACGTCGCCGAGGTCGCCGCCGGCTTCCTGACCCGCGCCGAGGCCACCGGCAAGCTGTGGACCGCGTCGTCGGACGATCACGGCCACGCCACCTACGTCCGGCCCGCCGACGGCACGCCGCGCGCCACCGTCGAGCGCCTGCTCGCGGGCGGCTAG
- a CDS encoding adenylate/guanylate cyclase domain-containing protein, with protein sequence MGEVISTGGGSNRRASRRRTQVARIGGPRGLAGGARVAERDAGNTSILGAMFDPGDPRLKGSEARLWRLIEERTRPGADKAAIDRRIWDLFGETWAVMFTDLSGFSRRVEEYGVIHFLQTIHEHKELLLPIVADHDGILIKAEADSFLILYRRPDAALDCARAMMAACERINVGRAEEELILLCVGIGYGRLLRIGDHDVYGAEVNAASKLGEDVARAKEILLTAAAVEELKARDDVEVEPVGAEVRVAPGSFRLIGG encoded by the coding sequence ATGGGGGAGGTCATCTCGACCGGGGGCGGCAGCAACCGACGTGCCAGCCGCCGGCGCACGCAGGTTGCGAGAATCGGTGGGCCGCGTGGTCTGGCCGGCGGGGCGCGCGTTGCCGAACGCGACGCTGGCAACACGAGTATCCTGGGAGCCATGTTCGACCCCGGCGATCCACGTCTCAAGGGCAGCGAGGCGCGGCTGTGGCGGCTCATCGAGGAGCGCACCCGCCCCGGCGCCGACAAGGCCGCGATCGACCGCCGCATCTGGGACCTGTTCGGCGAGACCTGGGCCGTGATGTTCACCGACCTGTCCGGCTTCTCGCGACGCGTCGAGGAGTACGGCGTCATCCACTTCCTGCAGACGATCCACGAGCACAAGGAGCTGCTGCTGCCGATCGTCGCCGACCACGACGGCATCCTCATCAAGGCCGAGGCCGACAGCTTCCTGATCCTGTACCGCCGCCCCGACGCCGCCCTCGACTGCGCGCGCGCGATGATGGCGGCGTGCGAGCGGATCAACGTCGGCCGCGCCGAGGAGGAGCTGATCCTGCTGTGCGTCGGCATCGGCTACGGCCGGCTGCTGCGCATCGGCGACCACGACGTCTACGGCGCCGAGGTCAACGCCGCCAGCAAGCTCGGCGAGGACGTCGCGCGCGCCAAGGAGATCCTGCTGACGGCGGCGGCGGTCGAGGAGCTGAAGGCGCGAGACGACGTCGAGGTCGAGCCGGTCGGCGCCGAGGTGAGGGTCGCGCCGGGCAGCTTCCGTCTGATCGGCGGGTGA
- a CDS encoding TetR/AcrR family transcriptional regulator: MGTKGPRPGRIRRTADDARELILDAAEAQLARQGPDSLRLVQLADEIGMSHPAILHHFGSRDGLVRAVVERTARRIEAQVFATLRGDLGDDQAVSLMERLFRALADEGHARLLVWMYLSGHDVDPVGYGVRMQHIAQTIHAMRVAGGACGATKADAEDTLFTVLLAGLALFGNAIAGDALRTSAGIGDDVDAGANGRFLTWLAKLLREHLEGAGSAGSAGSAGGAGSAGSAGTERSARRE; the protein is encoded by the coding sequence ATGGGAACCAAAGGGCCACGACCCGGGCGCATCCGGCGGACCGCCGACGACGCACGCGAGCTGATCCTGGACGCCGCCGAGGCCCAGCTGGCGCGCCAGGGCCCCGACTCGCTGCGCCTGGTCCAGCTCGCCGACGAGATCGGCATGTCGCACCCGGCGATCCTCCACCACTTCGGCAGCCGCGACGGCCTGGTCCGCGCCGTGGTCGAGCGCACCGCGCGGCGCATCGAGGCCCAGGTGTTCGCCACCCTGCGCGGCGATCTGGGCGACGACCAGGCGGTGTCGCTCATGGAGCGGCTGTTCCGCGCCCTCGCCGACGAGGGCCACGCGCGCCTGCTGGTGTGGATGTACCTCAGCGGCCACGACGTCGACCCGGTCGGCTACGGCGTCCGCATGCAGCACATCGCGCAGACGATCCACGCCATGCGGGTCGCGGGCGGCGCGTGCGGCGCCACCAAGGCTGACGCCGAGGACACGCTGTTCACCGTCCTGCTCGCCGGCCTCGCGCTGTTCGGCAACGCGATCGCGGGCGACGCGCTGCGGACGAGCGCGGGGATCGGAGACGACGTCGACGCGGGAGCGAACGGGAGATTCTTGACGTGGCTGGCGAAGCTACTGCGGGAGCACCTCGAGGGCGCGGGCAGCGCGGGCAGCGCGGGCAGCGCGGGCGGCGCGGGCAGCGCGGGCAGCGCGGGCACCGAGCGCAGCGCTCGGAGAGAGTAA
- a CDS encoding sulfur oxygenase reductase: protein MSADIKALYDAEPKSPLYVAINRVLVNNDPALMRMMKQASSKMCLATALTPGFRGFDLMRQLGTCPMGLRWGASSDMSEKLSHIWIDQFTYWESPEAHERFHETYEDVVVDACAKCGDVLLDGPEEPVYRVVASDLPKLISKNQMIKRGFENAGDTSGFALDSGETVTVLARHIVRPGKEAEFENAEIQTMSLLKETPGMIGYQILKRVGLSTLGSGHATVESVMQDLIDPSGPKLKRTAEVWEGYTVPAEYLVMVEWEDLRSAQSGMPHVNVKPEILFLHGPGVLDNCLRMPSVMISESMFREHGYREILAGMAPALSGGSVGKSAGAKRRPKGK from the coding sequence ATGTCCGCTGACATCAAGGCGCTTTACGACGCCGAACCGAAATCGCCCCTGTACGTCGCGATCAACCGGGTGCTCGTGAACAACGATCCCGCGCTGATGCGCATGATGAAGCAGGCGAGCTCGAAGATGTGCCTCGCCACGGCGCTCACCCCGGGCTTCCGCGGTTTCGACCTGATGCGCCAGCTCGGTACCTGCCCGATGGGGCTGCGCTGGGGCGCGAGTTCCGACATGAGCGAGAAGCTCTCGCATATCTGGATAGACCAGTTCACCTACTGGGAGAGTCCCGAGGCGCACGAGCGTTTCCACGAGACCTACGAGGACGTCGTGGTCGACGCCTGCGCAAAGTGCGGCGACGTGCTGCTCGACGGGCCGGAGGAGCCGGTCTATCGCGTGGTCGCCTCGGACCTGCCGAAGCTGATCTCGAAGAACCAGATGATCAAGCGCGGGTTCGAGAACGCCGGCGACACCAGCGGCTTCGCGCTCGATTCCGGCGAGACGGTCACGGTGCTGGCGCGCCACATCGTGCGGCCCGGCAAGGAGGCCGAATTCGAGAACGCCGAGATCCAGACCATGTCGCTGCTCAAGGAAACGCCGGGCATGATCGGCTACCAGATCCTCAAGCGCGTGGGGCTTTCGACGCTCGGCAGCGGGCACGCGACGGTCGAATCCGTGATGCAGGACCTGATCGATCCGTCCGGGCCAAAGCTCAAGCGCACCGCCGAGGTCTGGGAAGGCTACACGGTGCCGGCCGAATACTTGGTCATGGTCGAGTGGGAGGACCTGCGCTCGGCGCAGTCCGGCATGCCGCATGTGAACGTCAAACCCGAGATCCTGTTCCTGCACGGTCCCGGCGTGCTCGACAACTGCCTGCGCATGCCCAGCGTCATGATCAGCGAGTCGATGTTCCGCGAGCACGGCTACCGCGAGATTCTCGCCGGCATGGCCCCGGCGCTGAGCGGCGGCAGCGTCGGCAAGAGCGCTGGCGCCAAGCGTCGCCCGAAGGGCAAGTAG